In the Wyeomyia smithii strain HCP4-BCI-WySm-NY-G18 chromosome 2, ASM2978416v1, whole genome shotgun sequence genome, one interval contains:
- the LOC129725441 gene encoding uncharacterized protein LOC129725441: MMQDVKILDVKQLHSVSIDEGKKKFFLSDSFRVTFAGSALPNYILLHKVRLPVRLFVPRVMHCHNCKQLGHTATYCCNKARCSKCGGNHAETTCSEDTEKCLYCEGTRHDLSACPAYKQREEKIKRSLKERSKRSFAEMLKRAEPPSTGNIFSSLPTDEGTSDDPVEGCFYAMPEGSRKRRIVNSPNLSRKGRKITPSGMTNIPTQKRSGEEKPKQVPPGFNFKSNQEYPPLPGTPKTPRAPISRSEDKKETGFINFSDIVDWIFKTFNITDPLRNILLALLPTVKTFLKQLAATWPLISAIISFDD, encoded by the coding sequence atgatgcaagatgtaaagatattggatgtcaagcaattgcattcagtgtcCATCGATGAaggaaagaagaaattctttctttcggattcctttcgggtaacattcgccggatctgcactgccgaactacatccttTTGCAtaaggttcgtctacctgtacgcctgtttgtaccgcgggtcatgcactgccataactgcaagcagttaggtcacacagccacctactgttgcaacaaggcacgctgcagcaagtgcggaggcaatcatgctgagaccacttgcagtgaggatactgaaaagtgtctttactgcgagggaactcggcatgacctttcggcatgtcccgcgtacaaacagcgcgaggagaaaataaagcgttcccttaaggaacgatcaaagcgctcttttgcagaaatgcttaagagggctgagccaccctcgacaggaaacatcttttcctctttgccaaccgatgagggtacatctgacgatcccgtcgaagggtgtttttatgccatgccagaaggatctaggaagaggagaatagtaaactctcctaatctttctcgcaaaggtcgtaagataacccctagcggaatgaccaatatacCTACGCAAaaaagaagcggtgaagaaaaaccgaagcaagtacctcccggttttaatttcaaatctaaccaggagtacccaccgcttcctgggacaccaaaaacccctcgtgcacccatttctcgatcagaggataaaaaagaaacagggtttataaatttctctgatattgtggactggatattcaaaacattcaacataacagatccccttagaaacattcttcttgcccttctccctacagtgaaaacatttttgaaacaactagcagcaacttggcccctcatttcagctatcatatctttcgatgactaa